Proteins encoded in a region of the uncultured Paludibaculum sp. genome:
- a CDS encoding VOC family protein, with the protein MSEQSVSTTVTILSACPYLRVRRAAEAVEFYVKAFGGTETFRLTEPEGRIGHAEVKIGAAILMLADEHPELGIRGPESLGGTTSAVHLQVDNVDALVERATQAGATLLRPPSDEFYGERSAKMRDPFGHEWMFSQTIEEVSPEEMQRRFTALFQES; encoded by the coding sequence ATGAGCGAGCAATCTGTTTCCACTACCGTCACTATCCTCAGCGCCTGCCCCTACCTGCGGGTGCGCCGTGCCGCGGAGGCCGTCGAATTCTATGTGAAGGCGTTCGGAGGCACCGAAACGTTCCGCCTGACAGAACCCGAGGGCCGCATTGGCCATGCCGAAGTCAAGATCGGCGCGGCCATACTCATGCTGGCTGACGAACACCCCGAACTCGGTATCCGCGGACCGGAGTCTCTGGGCGGCACGACCAGTGCCGTCCACCTGCAGGTCGATAACGTCGACGCGCTGGTGGAGCGAGCCACGCAGGCCGGCGCCACTCTGCTCAGGCCACCGTCCGATGAGTTCTACGGCGAGCGCTCCGCCAAGATGCGCGACCCATTCGGACACGAGTGGATGTTCTCTCAAACCATCGAGGAAGTGTCGCCCGAGGAGATGCAGCGCCGCTTTACCGCACTCTTCCAGGAGTCGTAG
- a CDS encoding ACT domain-containing protein: protein MSHQLRFRHLPGTWAVCRLGPDDPIPAWAGSNRFVSITRTPEELSVVCPARQVPEGIRAQADWACLQLAGPFDFALTGILASFLQPLAEAQVPIFALSTFDTDWVLIPAGRLDRALAALDSAGHTRID, encoded by the coding sequence ATGAGCCATCAACTGCGATTCCGGCACCTGCCAGGCACATGGGCGGTATGCCGGCTTGGACCGGATGACCCGATCCCGGCATGGGCGGGTTCGAACCGGTTCGTTTCGATTACCCGGACTCCGGAGGAATTGTCGGTTGTCTGCCCGGCGCGGCAGGTTCCGGAAGGGATCCGGGCTCAGGCGGACTGGGCGTGTTTGCAGCTTGCCGGCCCGTTTGACTTCGCGTTGACCGGGATCCTGGCGTCGTTCCTACAGCCACTGGCCGAGGCGCAGGTGCCCATCTTCGCACTCTCGACGTTCGATACGGATTGGGTGCTGATCCCGGCCGGGCGCCTCGACCGCGCTCTGGCGGCTCTGGACAGCGCCGGGCACACCCGCATCGACTAG
- a CDS encoding DUF1349 domain-containing protein — protein sequence MTEKPLAMAGLPGTLTSSVDGVWAITGSQLRGNAAPGTDLFLDPIGDVRKLDAAMLLFEPDPEFTLSACVDVTFQGTFDAGVLVLYQDESNWAKLCFEYSPQGQPMVVSVVTHGVSDDCNSVAISGHRVYLRVARIGRGFAFHYSMDGQQPWQLVRAFGLADLAVRAGFLVQSPMGQGCQVDFSSLAYAAAPLSDLRNGQ from the coding sequence ATGACTGAGAAACCACTGGCAATGGCTGGTCTGCCTGGAACACTGACGTCCAGTGTGGATGGCGTATGGGCGATCACCGGCTCGCAACTGCGGGGCAACGCCGCGCCCGGCACCGATCTCTTTCTCGACCCGATTGGCGACGTTCGCAAATTGGATGCCGCCATGCTCCTGTTCGAGCCGGATCCGGAGTTCACGTTGAGCGCGTGCGTGGACGTGACGTTCCAGGGCACGTTCGACGCCGGCGTCCTGGTCCTCTACCAGGACGAGTCCAATTGGGCGAAGCTCTGTTTCGAGTACTCGCCGCAGGGCCAGCCGATGGTGGTGTCCGTAGTCACGCACGGGGTCTCCGACGACTGCAACTCCGTAGCGATCTCCGGCCATCGCGTGTACCTGCGTGTCGCCCGCATCGGCCGTGGTTTTGCCTTCCATTACTCGATGGACGGCCAGCAGCCGTGGCAGTTGGTGCGGGCCTTCGGACTGGCGGATCTGGCGGTGCGGGCCGGATTCCTGGTGCAATCGCCAATGGGCCAAGGCTGCCAGGTGGACTTCAGCAGCCTTGCCTACGCCGCGGCGCCGCTCTCTGATCTACGAAACGGTCAGTAA
- a CDS encoding sugar phosphate isomerase/epimerase family protein, which yields MTGRRGFLQTATAGVALAGTANAQIASGVARPLNEKEKLARLASNTWPMRTLFKSRPSTRPVSPETEAFRKKYGHITMLDFPQFTKDIFPGVWHMDLWSSLFGDVTDQSMYVGSTMEMNGNKRTVYEFDPSTPSSKKWLDTLAGKMAALGVRCHHISNNAPRDICDLDPEKRKAGIDVAKKWLDGAAVLGAKTMRVNTGGPRIAPSAVATADYPRNDEVVKYLSNAIESFKEMADYGQKVGVKVTIENHWGLSANPLHVRVILDEVNHPFCEASPDFCNWEHEYMLYHALDDLAPYAHSTVHAKTWDRWKSVDVQRCVRIMTNNKFEGIFALEYEAGPWDGVDGARYLMKEVMAAL from the coding sequence ATGACCGGCCGTCGTGGCTTTCTTCAAACTGCCACCGCCGGCGTAGCGCTCGCCGGCACCGCCAATGCCCAGATCGCGTCGGGTGTGGCACGCCCGCTCAATGAGAAGGAAAAGCTGGCGCGTCTCGCGTCCAATACGTGGCCAATGAGGACCCTGTTCAAGTCCCGGCCCTCCACCCGTCCGGTCAGTCCGGAAACCGAGGCATTCCGCAAGAAGTACGGGCACATCACCATGCTCGACTTCCCGCAGTTCACCAAGGACATCTTCCCCGGTGTCTGGCACATGGATCTGTGGTCGTCGCTCTTCGGAGACGTGACGGACCAAAGCATGTACGTCGGTTCCACCATGGAGATGAACGGAAACAAGCGGACAGTGTATGAGTTCGATCCCTCGACACCGTCCTCGAAGAAGTGGCTCGATACACTCGCCGGCAAGATGGCGGCCCTGGGTGTGCGCTGCCATCACATCTCGAACAACGCTCCTCGGGATATCTGCGACCTCGACCCGGAGAAGCGCAAAGCGGGCATCGACGTGGCCAAGAAATGGCTGGACGGCGCGGCCGTGCTGGGTGCGAAGACCATGCGTGTAAACACGGGCGGGCCGCGTATTGCGCCCAGCGCCGTGGCCACGGCCGACTATCCGCGCAATGACGAGGTCGTCAAGTACCTGAGCAACGCGATTGAATCTTTCAAGGAGATGGCCGACTACGGTCAGAAGGTGGGCGTAAAGGTCACCATTGAGAACCACTGGGGGCTGAGCGCCAATCCGTTGCATGTCCGTGTCATCCTCGACGAGGTGAATCACCCCTTCTGCGAAGCCTCACCGGACTTCTGCAACTGGGAACACGAGTACATGCTCTACCATGCGCTGGACGATCTCGCGCCCTACGCACACTCCACGGTTCACGCCAAAACGTGGGATCGCTGGAAGTCGGTCGACGTCCAGCGGTGTGTGCGCATCATGACCAACAACAAGTTCGAAGGCATCTTCGCGCTGGAGTACGAGGCGGGTCCTTGGGACGGCGTGGATGGCGCGCGCTACCTGATGAAGGAAGTGATGGCGGCGCTGTAG
- a CDS encoding metallophosphoesterase: protein MSAVFPLVAIAMLLPLTAPAQQRLFSFGAIADVQYADKDDAIGRQYRASTAKLSACASLLNREQLEFVVELGDLIDEGAGNLAVIRRFYDQIQAPRYNVLGNHDLAVPRSGLLSALGLSKPYYDFTRKGWTFVVLDGMNESVAGGWPAGDPHEQAGRATLESLRAQAVANAQTWNGAVGPSQREWLRGVLAQAGAGGNRVMVFSHFPVLAAACRPEHLLWDHEEVLRILESSPAVAAYVNGHDHRGGAAVQKGIVHLTLPGMVEHTVNESCQVVDVYPDALVVRQAGAQSGRRYPLR, encoded by the coding sequence ATGAGCGCTGTCTTTCCGCTGGTTGCGATCGCCATGCTGCTTCCCCTCACTGCTCCCGCCCAACAGCGGCTGTTCTCGTTCGGCGCCATCGCCGATGTGCAGTATGCGGACAAGGATGACGCCATTGGCCGCCAGTACCGCGCCTCCACCGCAAAGCTGTCCGCGTGCGCCAGCCTCCTGAATCGCGAGCAACTCGAGTTCGTCGTCGAACTCGGCGACCTCATTGACGAGGGAGCCGGCAACCTGGCGGTGATCCGGCGTTTCTATGATCAGATCCAGGCGCCGCGCTACAACGTGCTGGGGAACCACGACCTCGCCGTGCCTCGCAGTGGGCTCTTGTCAGCCCTCGGGCTGAGCAAGCCGTACTATGACTTCACACGGAAAGGCTGGACCTTCGTCGTGTTGGACGGGATGAACGAGAGTGTCGCGGGTGGTTGGCCGGCCGGAGATCCGCATGAGCAAGCCGGACGCGCCACCCTGGAATCCCTGCGGGCGCAAGCGGTCGCCAACGCGCAGACGTGGAATGGGGCCGTGGGGCCGTCACAGCGGGAGTGGCTACGTGGCGTGCTGGCACAGGCCGGCGCGGGCGGCAACCGCGTGATGGTGTTCAGCCACTTCCCGGTGCTCGCCGCGGCGTGCCGGCCCGAGCATCTGTTGTGGGATCACGAGGAGGTGCTGCGGATTCTGGAGTCGAGCCCGGCCGTGGCGGCCTACGTGAATGGACACGATCACCGGGGCGGGGCCGCCGTGCAAAAGGGCATTGTTCACCTGACTCTGCCGGGCATGGTGGAGCACACCGTGAACGAGAGCTGCCAGGTGGTGGATGTCTATCCGGATGCGCTGGTGGTGCGACAGGCCGGTGCGCAGTCCGGGCGGCGATACCCGTTGCGTTGA
- a CDS encoding heme-binding protein, whose translation MKRQLGSAAWLAPCLALTFSLAAVAAPFDDDHDRGNSPCSGLPGYSELKAALKTATAAESSGLNNQMWASIVNRDGMICAVAFSGDNRGAQWPGSRLISAQKAYTANAFSLDPSSSSAGSGQVAGLALSTANLYSATQPGGSLYGLQHSNPVDPSVGYKGPASRQGTSNDPLVGEVMGGVNVFGGGLALYAAGHTIVGGVGVSGDTSCADHNIAWRVRNLLNLDHMAASGSTPAVAGPASLFNSDPTHPDNIIFDIIANVAGGTGNSASGFGHPACLSTGGSATLPAVRP comes from the coding sequence ATGAAGCGACAGCTTGGTTCGGCCGCGTGGCTGGCCCCTTGTCTGGCTCTCACCTTTTCCTTGGCGGCCGTTGCGGCGCCATTCGATGATGATCACGACAGGGGCAATTCACCCTGCTCGGGTCTACCCGGTTATTCAGAGCTGAAGGCCGCGCTGAAGACAGCGACAGCGGCCGAGAGCAGTGGCCTGAACAATCAGATGTGGGCCTCCATTGTGAATCGCGACGGCATGATATGTGCCGTGGCATTCTCGGGAGACAACCGCGGAGCACAGTGGCCCGGCAGCCGGCTCATCTCCGCGCAGAAGGCCTATACCGCCAACGCATTCAGTCTGGACCCGTCATCCAGCAGCGCTGGATCCGGACAGGTGGCGGGCCTGGCGCTTTCCACCGCCAACCTTTATTCGGCAACGCAGCCCGGCGGCAGCCTCTATGGATTGCAGCACAGCAATCCGGTGGACCCATCCGTCGGCTACAAGGGGCCAGCCTCCAGACAGGGGACGTCCAACGATCCGTTGGTGGGTGAAGTGATGGGCGGTGTGAACGTGTTTGGCGGCGGCTTGGCGCTGTACGCGGCAGGTCATACAATCGTCGGTGGAGTGGGCGTGAGCGGTGATACATCGTGCGCCGACCACAACATCGCCTGGCGCGTGCGCAACCTACTGAACCTCGACCATATGGCCGCCAGCGGATCCACCCCGGCCGTGGCCGGTCCGGCCAGCCTGTTCAACTCCGATCCCACCCATCCCGACAACATCATCTTCGACATTATTGCCAACGTCGCGGGCGGGACAGGCAATAGCGCGAGCGGCTTCGGCCACCCCGCCTGCCTGAGCACCGGCGGATCGGCCACTCTGCCGGCCGTTCGACCCTGA
- the lepB gene encoding signal peptidase I, with product MPLTQSKTIRRSLLLVGAAMAVLFLATPFVARAFVVPTESMASTLLVGDHLFVGVHSAQPVHGSLITFRSPADPRQTFIKRVVGLPGDRIRLINKVLYRNGEAVNEGYAEHRIQYVDQFRDNFPSATNLELPESGRQMLAEHRVGDEIVIPAGHYFVLGDNRDNSLDSRYFGFVPQAALQGEPLFIYWSKDPKNGTRWARTFRAVR from the coding sequence ATGCCACTCACTCAATCCAAAACTATACGCCGTTCTCTGCTGCTGGTCGGCGCCGCCATGGCGGTGTTGTTCCTGGCCACTCCGTTTGTTGCACGCGCCTTTGTGGTTCCCACGGAATCCATGGCGTCCACCCTCCTGGTGGGCGATCATCTGTTTGTTGGGGTACATAGTGCCCAGCCCGTTCATGGCAGCCTGATCACGTTCCGTTCGCCGGCCGATCCGCGGCAGACGTTCATAAAGCGTGTTGTTGGCCTACCGGGCGACCGGATTCGCCTGATCAACAAGGTTCTCTACCGCAATGGTGAAGCCGTCAATGAAGGCTATGCCGAGCACCGCATCCAGTATGTTGACCAGTTCCGCGACAACTTCCCCTCGGCAACGAATCTGGAGCTGCCGGAATCCGGGCGTCAAATGCTGGCCGAGCACCGGGTGGGCGACGAGATTGTCATTCCGGCCGGACACTATTTCGTACTCGGAGACAACCGCGACAACTCCCTTGACAGCCGCTACTTCGGCTTCGTTCCGCAGGCGGCCCTTCAGGGGGAGCCGTTGTTCATCTACTGGTCCAAGGATCCGAAAAACGGGACCCGATGGGCTCGCACCTTCCGCGCAGTCCGATAG